The segment CTTCTTTTCTTTTTTTGATTGAGTTTTGCTTCAATATTTCCCCAAATTTCTTCCGAAGGAGTTACTTCGAAGTCTTTGAATTTTTCTTGAAAAAGGCGATCTATGTTCTTTCTTTCACTCATTTTGCAGAAGGAAGCGTTTTGTTTGAAACGTTTTTATGTTGTTCTATTTTTTCTTTTAAAATCATTCGCGCACGAGATAAATTTGATTTTGATGTTCCAATATTAATGGAAAGCATTTCGGCAATTTCAGCATGCGAATAATCATCATTTACATAAAGATTGAAAACCAATCTGTACCTGTCGGGCAACTCCTGAATAATCTTTAGCAAATAATCTAATGATATATTCTCGTCATCAATATCAAGTTCAACATCATCGGGAACATCTTCATTTACTAAACTTAAAAAAGTCTGAGTTCTATATTGTTGTAAAACATTGTTAATCATAACCCGTTTTAGCCAGCCGTCAAAAGAACCTTTAAACGAATATTGTTCTATTTTATTAAAAATTAATATAAATCCATCTTGTAAATTGTCTTGAGCCTCAGTATAATTACGTGAATATTTTAAGCAAGCCGCAAACAGTTTTGGTGAATACAATTTGTATAACTGTTCTTGTGCTTTTCTATCATTGTTTTTGCAATCATTTATGAGCTGATTTAAATCCAATTTTCAAAAATTGATTGTTATTTAATTCGTCACAGGCACTTCATATTCTAGAAAAATATCATTTCCCAGATCATCCTTTCCTTGATAAAATTTAAAAATATAGCTGCCATTACTTGTTACATGGAAATCAAATGTATGGGTAGAAGCACCATCCTCAACGCTCAAATCCAGACAATTATTTCTTTGCTCTACAATAG is part of the Flavobacterium sangjuense genome and harbors:
- a CDS encoding RNA polymerase sigma factor, producing the protein MDLNQLINDCKNNDRKAQEQLYKLYSPKLFAACLKYSRNYTEAQDNLQDGFILIFNKIEQYSFKGSFDGWLKRVMINNVLQQYRTQTFLSLVNEDVPDDVELDIDDENISLDYLLKIIQELPDRYRLVFNLYVNDDYSHAEIAEMLSINIGTSKSNLSRARMILKEKIEQHKNVSNKTLPSAK